From Sphingopyxis sp. USTB-05, the proteins below share one genomic window:
- a CDS encoding glycosidase encodes MQFATDRLVFGPDDVDLSRSPLAGQLGRETYVLGAFNPGLLRLASGNLLMMVRVAEALRAPIEDGHVHSIRWEAGRYKVDSWPLELCDTSDPRKFMVHGGSWRVMALTSLSWLLPVELSPDGLEIVAVHYDKAVDPGADFQCYGVEDARISRVGRRWLMTTCSVSPERHSTTLYSSANGLDWVFEGIVLDHQNKDMLIFEGLIDGRYWAQTRPLGDLYFAYPPGSKWRAGPSINLATSPDALHWKPHEAPGIRPHADTVATARIGGGTPPIRTDAGWLTLWHGVEPKEIVGIYRTYWSLLDLDDPSVVLRTDHRPLLEANPELTRPLEDKLYIRDVVFTTGIADGGDHYIVASGEADLACRITHVPKACFGD; translated from the coding sequence ATGCAATTCGCGACCGATCGGCTGGTCTTCGGCCCCGACGATGTCGATCTGTCGCGCTCGCCGCTCGCGGGTCAGCTCGGCCGCGAGACCTATGTGCTCGGGGCCTTCAACCCGGGCCTGCTCCGCCTCGCCTCGGGCAATCTCCTGATGATGGTGCGCGTCGCCGAGGCGCTCCGGGCCCCGATCGAGGACGGTCATGTCCATTCGATCCGGTGGGAGGCTGGGCGCTACAAGGTCGATAGCTGGCCGCTCGAGCTTTGCGATACGTCGGATCCCAGAAAGTTCATGGTGCACGGCGGTAGCTGGCGGGTCATGGCACTAACCTCGCTTTCGTGGCTGCTTCCCGTCGAGCTCTCGCCCGACGGGCTCGAGATCGTTGCCGTCCATTACGACAAGGCTGTCGATCCGGGCGCGGATTTTCAATGCTATGGCGTCGAGGACGCGCGCATCAGCCGGGTCGGAAGACGCTGGCTGATGACCACCTGTTCGGTGAGCCCGGAGCGCCACTCGACGACGCTCTACAGTTCGGCGAACGGCCTCGACTGGGTCTTCGAGGGGATCGTTCTCGATCATCAGAACAAGGACATGCTGATCTTCGAGGGCCTGATCGACGGCCGCTACTGGGCGCAGACGCGGCCGCTCGGCGATCTTTATTTCGCCTACCCGCCGGGATCGAAGTGGCGGGCGGGGCCCTCGATCAACCTCGCGACCTCGCCCGATGCGCTGCACTGGAAGCCTCATGAGGCGCCCGGCATCCGTCCGCATGCCGACACGGTGGCGACCGCGCGCATCGGCGGCGGCACCCCGCCGATCCGTACCGACGCGGGATGGCTCACGCTCTGGCATGGGGTCGAGCCGAAAGAAATCGTCGGCATTTACCGCACCTACTGGTCGCTCCTCGATCTCGACGATCCCTCGGTCGTCCTCCGCACCGATCACCGGCCGCTCCTCGAGGCGAACCCCGAGCTTACGCGTCCGCTCGAAGACAAGCTCTATATACGCGATGTCGTCTTCACGACGGGCATCGCCGACGGCGGCGATCATTATATCGTCGCGTCGGGGGAAGCCGATCTTGCCTGTCGGATCACCCATGTCCCCAAGGCCTGTTTCGGTGACTGA
- a CDS encoding SDR family oxidoreductase, with amino-acid sequence MIDEADAHTEAPDIKGRRAIITGGTTGIGRAIAVLLASYGVKVFVCGRTPEHLEDALQRIREVGEGDGVNVDLSVAEDVDRFFEAARDYLGGIDIAVINAAVPAAALADAGESEARYQLETDFTAYLVCAQEAARCMSAGSDIIVIGSMTAVSRGPGSSIYVAAKSGIQGFVQSFRKELAEQDIKVGLIEPGFTGADFQYPEFPPEKQKELIGKHQMLRAEDIAVAAHFMLVQPRRTAVSLIRVETRLDHP; translated from the coding sequence ATGATCGACGAAGCAGACGCGCATACCGAGGCTCCCGACATCAAGGGCCGGCGGGCGATCATAACCGGGGGTACGACCGGGATCGGCCGCGCGATCGCGGTCCTCCTCGCAAGCTACGGCGTGAAGGTGTTCGTCTGCGGCCGTACCCCCGAACATCTGGAGGATGCGCTGCAGCGCATCCGCGAAGTGGGCGAAGGCGACGGGGTCAACGTCGATCTTTCGGTGGCGGAAGATGTCGACCGGTTTTTCGAGGCTGCAAGAGATTATCTTGGCGGTATCGACATCGCGGTGATCAACGCCGCCGTCCCGGCGGCGGCGCTTGCCGACGCAGGCGAGAGTGAGGCGCGCTACCAGCTCGAGACCGACTTCACCGCCTATCTCGTCTGCGCCCAGGAAGCGGCGCGCTGCATGTCGGCGGGCAGCGACATCATCGTGATCGGATCGATGACCGCGGTGTCGCGCGGTCCGGGCAGCTCGATCTACGTCGCGGCGAAAAGCGGCATACAGGGCTTCGTCCAGTCGTTCCGCAAGGAGCTGGCGGAGCAGGATATCAAGGTCGGACTGATCGAGCCCGGGTTTACCGGTGCCGACTTCCAATATCCCGAATTCCCGCCCGAGAAGCAGAAGGAACTGATCGGCAAGCATCAGATGCTTCGCGCCGAGGACATCGCGGTCGCGGCCCACTTCATGCTCGTTCAGCCGCGACGCACCGCGGTATCGCTCATCCGCGTCGAGACCCGCCTCGACCATCCCTGA
- a CDS encoding hemerythrin domain-containing protein, translating into MSLNIFANARQPLGNPALLLGAAAAGFAVGLVANLGRKAAVQSLTALKGQWDEGLKAEHRLTMTLFDALEATDESDVKKRKALLVQLQHALAKHAFEEENVVYPAMRDHGQIEDADKLVHDHGYVKQYLFDLSEMDAADPAWIAKVREFRSEIEAHVEEEEQRLFPRLKAALGADGNKHVTAVMNKAGFAAA; encoded by the coding sequence ATGTCCCTCAACATTTTCGCCAACGCGCGCCAGCCGCTGGGCAACCCGGCCCTCCTGCTCGGTGCGGCCGCGGCGGGATTTGCCGTCGGCCTCGTCGCCAACCTCGGCCGAAAGGCCGCGGTGCAGAGCCTCACCGCGCTCAAGGGACAATGGGACGAGGGCCTCAAGGCCGAACACCGGTTAACGATGACGCTGTTCGACGCACTCGAGGCGACCGACGAAAGCGACGTCAAAAAGCGAAAGGCGCTGCTCGTCCAGCTCCAGCACGCGCTCGCCAAACATGCGTTCGAAGAGGAGAATGTCGTTTATCCGGCGATGCGCGACCATGGCCAGATCGAGGACGCCGACAAGCTCGTTCACGACCATGGCTATGTGAAGCAATATCTTTTCGACCTCTCGGAAATGGACGCCGCCGACCCCGCCTGGATCGCCAAGGTCCGCGAATTTCGCTCCGAGATCGAAGCGCATGTCGAGGAGGAGGAGCAGCGCCTCTTCCCCCGCCTCAAGGCGGCGCTCGGCGCCGATGGCAACAAACATGTGACCGCGGTGATGAACAAGGCTGGATTTGCCGCCGCCTGA
- a CDS encoding glycoside hydrolase family 130 protein, translating to MLICNPNHTPLHILHEKLAADPARVVLRPFHLAWQSNVSEPSRAAQLAADILAMDEEEAEAQLGLVWKDFSERHWQIGRIFDERFAEVAEDLELDPAIVSPVKRRLIGAYFCHEYSYAAAALMNPSVVPHPDQSGLAADQQRFLMSMRAVGEGHISSVAFREGIIGEGGDFTLWPQSGPAMAAVADDRHRLGDDGKVNVHRQPDSAISNSVLFPMTEAQRGGIEDLRLVPFVHDDGRTEYIGTYTAYSGQAIRSELLRTTDFSGFSLEPLSGRAARHKGMALFPRKVGGRYLMIARQDGKNITIIASDSLTDWDDEGQILMRPAYAWELIQMGNCGSPIECDEGWILLTHGVGAMRKYSLGAALLDRDDPTKLIARTECPILSAAESDREGYVPNVVYTCGAMRVGGDLFIPYGISDSAIGFATTPIERLLASMR from the coding sequence ATGTTGATCTGCAATCCGAACCACACGCCGCTGCACATTCTTCATGAGAAGCTTGCGGCCGACCCCGCGCGGGTCGTGCTCAGGCCCTTCCACCTCGCCTGGCAGTCCAATGTGTCCGAACCATCGCGGGCGGCGCAGCTCGCCGCCGACATATTGGCGATGGACGAGGAGGAGGCCGAGGCACAGCTCGGCCTCGTGTGGAAGGATTTTTCCGAGCGCCACTGGCAGATCGGGCGGATCTTCGACGAACGCTTCGCCGAGGTCGCGGAAGATCTGGAGCTCGATCCCGCCATCGTCTCGCCGGTCAAGCGGCGGCTGATCGGCGCCTATTTCTGCCACGAATATAGCTATGCCGCCGCCGCGCTCATGAACCCGAGCGTCGTCCCGCATCCCGACCAGAGCGGGCTTGCCGCCGACCAGCAACGCTTTCTCATGTCGATGCGCGCGGTCGGCGAGGGCCATATCAGCTCGGTCGCCTTCCGCGAGGGGATCATCGGCGAGGGCGGCGACTTCACGCTTTGGCCCCAGTCGGGACCCGCGATGGCGGCGGTTGCCGACGACCGCCATCGGCTTGGCGATGACGGCAAGGTGAATGTCCACCGTCAGCCCGACAGTGCGATCTCGAACAGCGTTCTTTTTCCTATGACCGAGGCACAGCGCGGCGGCATCGAGGATCTGCGTCTGGTGCCCTTCGTGCACGACGATGGCCGCACCGAATATATCGGCACTTACACGGCCTATTCGGGGCAGGCGATCCGCTCGGAGCTCCTGCGCACGACCGATTTCTCGGGCTTCTCGCTCGAGCCTCTGTCGGGCCGCGCCGCGCGCCACAAGGGCATGGCGCTGTTTCCGCGCAAGGTCGGCGGCCGCTATCTCATGATCGCGCGGCAGGACGGCAAGAACATCACCATCATCGCTTCGGACAGTCTCACCGACTGGGACGACGAGGGACAGATCCTCATGCGTCCCGCCTATGCGTGGGAGCTCATCCAGATGGGCAATTGTGGCAGCCCGATCGAATGCGACGAGGGCTGGATCCTTCTCACGCACGGCGTCGGTGCGATGCGCAAATACAGCCTTGGCGCGGCCTTGCTCGACCGCGACGATCCGACCAAACTCATCGCGCGCACCGAGTGCCCGATCCTATCGGCCGCCGAGAGCGACCGCGAAGGTTATGTTCCGAATGTGGTGTATACCTGCGGCGCGATGCGCGTCGGCGGGGACCTGTTCATACCTTACGGGATTTCGGACAGCGCGATCGGTTTTGCGACGACGCCGATCGAGCGGCTGCTCGCGAGCATGCGTTAG